The genomic window AAAgtattttatacacacacatataaatacagTTAATGTAGCTTAAAAAAGTTTAAAGTGCATCTGAGATAATATGAATTGATTGTTGATATACTTCTCTTAAATAAGTCTAACTCTACATAAACAGATTGACAATGTTACGTTCCTACCTTGATATTAgaaataactagaaaagggcatttcctgaagaaaatgcaagtttgattgcagcagctgaagcattgctttaaaTGCTGATGTAAAGGATTGCTCTAaagagaatcagagcaattcagagctttgtatgcctctgtgtgtcagcctgtcaccatggtaatagcagaggagacctcaaaatcCACTCCAATCCAATTTGAGAGCCTAGCGTGCATAAATGATTTGGAATTAGAacattctgaatacaagtttgataatgcagcatctaatgagtgttttaagactaaaatggagtctgtagcttgaaattagTAGGAGGAGATGTGAGATGTGAGATGATCATgatctgtgagatgaacattttgatagtagaatggctgaaatcggtcaatgtatgctgaagatatgctgcgccaaaaaacttacggaagaataaaaaagaagaagaagaagaagaagaagaagaagaagaagaagaagaagaagaagaagaaagagggtgaataacaagagtttgattcaATCATACTAATAACATTTTTCCTTCATCGTATTTGCATGTGTTCCAATGAAGTGTTGGCGTCGGTCAGCTGACCGACGTACACAGTGACGTGGAACTGAGCATGTAACCAGGAAGAGCCTTCTACAATTCAACATGTTAGCCGGAGTAAGTGACAAATTTGAATCCTTAACCTTTTTATTAGATGATTTGTCAACGGAAAACGTACGGCTATCCAAGTATCTCACAGCTGACTGTATTGTTTTATGAGGAAGATATATTCACCAGCTGAGAACTGACGTGCAATTGTTGCTAGCGAGTTAGCATGGTAGCTTAAGGatctgttttacatttttgcacCGCTAACAGTAACTTAGGTCTAACTTAACGTACCCAAATCCACATAGGTATTAAAGTAAAGTATTTTCTATATTCAAACAGAAgagtgttttcttcttcttatatATACGTGTGCTTAAACTATCGCCGACAGCTGCTTACGTTAGCtaacagctgttgtgttttggcTAAAGTTAGCATCCACGCTAGAGCGCTGATATACTGTATACACCACATAATTACGAAtgtaaataaaagataaataacTGTAGCAGTGTGCTCTACATTGCTTGTTATCTGGTTATAGGGGTTAAATAACGGGACGTAAGGGTTTGTAAATGCAAAAGCACTTCTGGATTAAATACTGTTTTGCAGAAATTGCAAGTTATGcagatttaacatttaacagtaTTATCTTTGTATTGTGGCCATGACCAGTATTCAGTTTGTATGTAGGCTCACGGGGATTTTCATTGACCTAGTTAAAGTCTCCCGAGGTTAAGCTTCTTCTTTATTGATCTCTCAGGATAACAATGATGAAGACGTGTCTCTGTTTGATGCCGAGGAGGATGCAGGGAAAAGGTCAAACAAGACAAAAATCAAGTAAGTTTGCAGACAGCCGATTAaatctttctgtttctgtgcatgCTGATGAATGTTTTAATCAATTTGTTTAAATATCTTTCTGTCAAAAATACCAAATGTTTGCATGTTCCATATTCTTGAAAGTTTGATACTTGTTAAATTTGTTCAAACTTTGTCTCCAGGCATCCAGTGGCATCCTTCTTCCACCTGTTCTTCAGAGTCTCTGCGATCGTCGTGTACCTGCTCTGTGAGGTTTTAAGCAGAAGCTTCATCGCCTGCATGGTTTCAATAATCCTTCTgctgtcatgtgacttctgGACAGTAAAGGTACATccttttattgttgtttagtaGGAATTCTTCGTTGTGGTCTCTTTTCCAAGGCTGTATATCTTATTTCCTTGGATATATTTTTGGACCAGAATGTCCTTATCTCCTTTTACAGAACATCACTGGGCGGTTGATGGTTGGTCTGCGATGGTGGAACCAGGTGGATGATGATGGACGAAGCCACTGGGTGTTTGAGTCAAGGAAGGTAGAGGAAGCATGTTCCAtgttgcttttttccccttttttgttGGGAGTAATTGCTCCGGCTGACAGTCTGGTCTTCATCCTCACATGACACTGACAGCTTGCTCTGTAAAGAACTGATAAATGTACTTCCTTACAGGCCTTATGATATCCACAGATGTCCTAAGTGTgaacattttctgttttcttcaggGTACTGGGAAGCAGCAAGTGACAGATTCAGAGTCCAAAATCTTCTGGCTTGGACTGATTGTTTGTCCGGTCTTGTGGGTCATCTTTGCGTTTAGCACCCTATTTTCATTCAAGATTAAATGGCTGGTAAGTTGTAAATTTAATTTCCAAATAGTTGTATTTATTTAGAGTTTTTCAGATCCCATTTTTTTCCTAGAAAACAATGCTTCACTACTGTcctttataaaaataaatgaaacaatgcATTAGACAGTTCTTACCCTAGTTTTTTATGCTTGATGCAGACCAATAATATACTCTTCTGAAACAGTAGCATCTTTTTTACATTCACATAGTATATCTTCACACATTGTTGCTTTTTCTGTCAGCCTATAGTGATCATGGGTGTGGTGTTACAAGGGGCCAACCTCTACGGATACGTGAGATGTAAAGTGGGAGGAAAAACCAGCTTAAAGAACATGGCTACTAACTATTTTGGACGACAGTTCCTCAAACAGgttagctgattttttttttggttaaacCACAATGAAGAGCGCTACAAATTTGTTTGTCtttgacattttttgttttcatccgCAGGCAATGTCTAAAGAAGAGGAATCGTAGGTCACAGCTCTGTGATTGGAACATGTCTGCATTATTCTTAATgctataatatattataattttACCAAGTGGACACATGGACAGAAAATCTTTTTCAAACACAAGCTGACAAGATTTAAATttcttcattatttttttttcatattattgTAATGTATTAATGTGACTTAATAGACAGAGTTATTGTATCTTCCACCCAGACATCAGAGGTTTTCAATAACTTAAGTCCAACAATAAACCTACAAACTTCAACTGATGCTTTAGCTAAAATGCATGACTGAAAAAAGGGTGAAATGATTGTAGTTATCTTAAAGCTGGCCAGATATCTTATTTACTCATTATTTACACAGATGACTTTATAAAATGATTTAAAGGGGTACAAACATTTCTTTGTTTGTATTATGGGCTGTGTTGGTATTCTAGAAAACCTGTAAATATGTAAGTTAAGAAATTGTGTGAAACCTCTTTTTGTGCAAATACATTTTCTAACATCTTTTCCGAGAagtgtgctgtttttatttctgtaaatgAGTAGTTTGCCTgagaaattattattttaaaggcagGAAAATGTTTGTGGAGAAATGTTAAAATTGTATAAagtaaaaagtatatatatatatatatatattaatatatatatatatatatatatatatatatatatatatatatatatatatatatatatatatatattaaggcTGAGCCCCACAgttagtgatgggttttcgaggctttgttgaagcctcGACACCTGCtagctcgagtaggacatctagtggtgaataaactgaactgcggtgtgtgttattggttcatggatcttTGGGATTTGACTGCCCATGCACAGTCTCGTTCCACTACAGGTTTCACTGGTTTCAAGCTAAcacaatacagtacatatattaaagaaagatgttattaccattatactaatatattgtttaaatgtttaattgcAGTAAGTAACACAAACCTAATGACAGGGTTTCGATCCTGTGTAAAGGAGTGAAGTGTTTCATATGACGTAAGTCACATGATTTTTCCTAAAGCAGGCACTTACGTTTGACTGTAAGTGTGACTATGACGGACCTAGAAATAATATCACATTTCAGTTGCACTGCTATGGGATTTGACATGGATAATTactgataatataaaataataattataatcacaTATGTTGTGTTAAGAATACTTGAAATGCATAGGAAAGTCTGTTTTGGGGTTCATTGGTGATTCACATGACAaaccgaaccaatcacatggttcgaagcactcaactgcttcaaacgtcactgaagtggttcaaacgtcactagtcacgtgaccgaagcaagcctcggcacagtggttcgaaactttatgagctaccgcgcatgtgtcgaagcctcgggtgtcagaggaccatccttacCCACAGTGACATCCGGTGGTTAGTTGACGTCATTACATGCAATGTTTGCTAGCGTTTTTCTTCaatagtttttgttgtttttacacacattaaaatcaaattttaaaaaatgatattTAAACTACAACAAACATGGCGTCAATGTTGTTTCAAGCACTCACAGGAGGGTCACAAAGCGGATGCGGAAAAGACGGATACGCCTGACCAGAAGTGTGATCAAGTTACCTTCAAATTTAAAGCCAATCATTTCCCCCGCAGAGAATAAATACAAAattgtctgacacacacacaacaccctgAAGCACGTATTCTAAATAATTATACTAAATATAGACTTTGTAAGTTACACGTGCGTTTTAAGGACAAACGTGTCCTGCGGTATTTTATGTTGAAATTGTAACAGGAAGTCCTTCGCAAACTTGCCTAGCATAATATCGATGCAGATAGCTATCCTTAGCAGTAGCTTTGTGGCGTTGCTGTTGTTTACATGATATAAACCGGTGATTTGTTGATATATTTTTCCGCTGGACACCAGCCTGTGATGGGAATTACCTCCAGGATGATTCCCAACGAGGACGCGTCTGCCAGGAAGCGGGAGATAGAGGAGAAACTGAAGCAGGTCAGACATGGctaagaggaagaaagaatCCCAACGAGAAGTCACATATTTAGAATAACATTCAAAATGAtatctgctgaaaaaaaaccGCAATATTTGAGTTCCCTTCGTTCATGTTACAGGAACAGGAGACGCTGTCATTCATCCGAGAGAACCTGGAAAAGAGTGATCAGCTGACCAAGGGCATGGTATGATGGACAGGACTCAACACATAAACGAAGTCCCAAAATCATTTAGTCCAGTCCTTTTATTTATACTCTATCAAGTGTTGATTTTCATATGATTCATgatatttttttgcacaaaaatTGCTACAGAATGACATCTTTTGCCTATTCTGTGGTTAAAAAACGtaaaaattatatataaaaatgtgtcatcTCTCATCTTGTAAGGTCTCCATCTTGTCTTCGTTCGAGAGCCGCCTGATGCAGCTGGAGAACTCCATTATCCCGGTCCACAAGCAGACGGAGAACCTGCAGCGACTGCAGGAGAACGTGGACAAAACCCTGTCCTGCATGGATCATGTCATCAGCTACTACCACGTGGccaaagacacagacaggatCATCAGAGAGGGGTCAGGACAACCTCTATCTTTATCTTTAAAATGAATTTGAAGTAGTTTTATGTActgtgttgtatttgttgttgcAGGCCTACAGGCAGACTGGATGAGTATCTTGCTTGCATTGCAAAGATACAAAAAGCTGTAGAATACTTTCAAGACAACAACCCGGATAGTCCTGAACTCAACACAGTGGTACAGTATCACACAACTTCACCACGTCTGTACACACTCGCAGAATGTTGATGTGATTGCACTTTCCcaagaaaatgtattttcagtGCTGTTTACTTTTGAAGCTTTTCAcacaaagctgtttttttctaaCAGAAAGCACGGTTTGATAAGGGGAAAGAGCTGCTGGAGGCTGAGTTCCGCAGCCTCTTGACCCGCTACAGTAAACCTGTCCCCCCAATCCTCATCCTGGATGCCATCACTGTGGACGAGGAGCTAGAGGTCCAAGAGGAGGTAGTTCTTGAACACTTGCCCGAGGCTGTGCTCCAGGACATCATCTGCATCGCCGGCTGGTTAGTGGAGTATGGACGGAACCAAGGTATGGCTGTGGTTAAACTGTTGTTTGTGTCTGATTAGTATTCAATGTTGATCCACCAAATTCCATGTTGATGGTTTCTTCACAAGAACTTTGACTTGATCATTTCAGAACATGAACTTTAAACATTCTTCTGTAAAAggacttgtgtgtttgttgttgtcttgctgcacgttgttgagctcacagacagatgtctgacaTTTCCTTGTCAAATTTGCAATTCAATGATACTACCTCCACCATGCTTAACATGTGGTATATATACTGGAATGCAGGTCATTCCTTCTCCCAACATTAAGCTTCTCATTTAAGACAAATGATTCTATTCTGGTCTTATCTGTCCactaaatattttcccagcagccctctggtttgtccacatgatcttTATCAAACTGCAGACCGACAGCAAtgactttctccttgcagctctgacatgcacaccatggttgttcagtgttctcctgatggtggattcatcaATATTAACATCAgccaatgagagagagagagaggcctttagctgcttacAGGTTACTCTGTGTTCCTTTGTAACCTTGCAGCCTGTTACATGACTGGTTTTTGGAGTGATCTTTGTTGATAGATCACTCCTGTGGAGGTAACAGTGGACTTGAATTTTCTCCATTTgtacacagtctgtctgtctgtgaattTGTGGTGTCCAAACTCTTTAGATGGTTATGGTTAAAAAGTAAAATCCTACAGTAACCTTTTGATCACCTCTCTCCTGGCAGATTTCATGAATGTCTACTTCCAGATCAGATCCAGCCAGCTGGATCGCTCCATCAAAGGCCTGAAGGATCATTTTCGTAAGAACAGTGCTTCCTCGGGGATCCTCTACTCACCTGCTGTCCAAACCAAACGCAAGGACACGCCTACTAAAAAGGCTCCTAAGCGACCAGGTCAGCCACAGATCCTATTATTGCTCCTCTTTTGTCAATAATCCTACCCTGCTATATGAGCCCTCTTTTATAGATCTAACAAACAGCATAATAACAATGATGACTACATTACCATCCAGCCCCATTATCCTGACCTCTGTTAACGATTCTCCTCACTGAACCACTCCACACAGTGTCCCTGTGGTTTTTACAGTCTGCTCTAACCATCCTTTCCTCTTTCATAATCCCTCTGTTGTGATGACAGTCTACATCCCAGGTAAACAGAGAGCTTCACTGTGCTTGCTTGTGTCCATCGGATGCCACAATTTACAgcgtcagtttttttttctgtagcacTATAATGTTTATCTGCAGAGATGGTTTCAGTGTAGAAGCGAAGCCTCCAGGTTCATGGTGGTGCGTGCTGCAGGAAGCAGGCtctatttttacattattaatattattaactTCAAATTTGTACCATACTTAAGTGAATTAAGGTGCAGGACCAAAACTGGACCTCTGTGTACTTGAAGACAAGCTGTAAGAAAGATTCAGGACGAAAGCCGGATGATTAATACAAATACATTAAATATGATTTGTGCTGTAATTATAGTGAAGTGAGCACGGTGTGCCTGTGCGGTAGCTTTCCTCTGCAGGACcccaaacaacagcagcaaggtGCTGATTCTTAAGTCATCAGTAACCTAAAGTTGACCACAGAAGACATAATGTGCCTGTTGTTATCcattttgtgcttttatttacgTGATACATGCAGGCTGGCCCTTCCCATTTTCAAACGGCCTGCATGTTTATGCATGCATCCATTAACCATTGATActattaacatatatatatatatatatatatatatatatatatatatatatatatatatatatatatatatgtgtgtgtgtactgtggaTTAGAGGCGTTTGTAGCTGAtaaacagtcagtgtttgaATTAGGAAAGCGCTTTACATTGAAATGAGTCAAACGTACAATCACAgcgatcaaaaaaaaaagaaagaaaaaacaaaactatacaACCATGAGTGCTTTAGGAGCGGATAAGCTGTAGAAAGTAAAGTGACAGATGACTCAACTCATTATATTTATGATGTGATCACTAATTTTTGTTGGACAAAAGTGCAGATCTAATTGTATCATATTGTCGCtctgtgtttgctgcatgtgtttgctAACATGCTAGCCATTTAAATGATATGTATGCGTGCTAATGCTCACTGACTGACTAACAAGCCAAGCGTTTTAATGCTGTGAATATTAATCCACTGTttattagtagtagtaataataataatggataTGACTGTTAATTGTATTAATTTTGATGGCTGTTTATGACTGACCTAACCTGTTTATTCTCTTACATGATCCAGGCACTGTGCTTTTAAGCACATGTGCCCTGTAGCGCTGTAGTTTGTCTGTCACCCTAGTTGTCCCGTTGTATAGCTGTGGTGCTGGGCTgtggtcccccccccccccccccccccccccccacatacAAAGCTCTGCTGGCTGCCTCGGTGGTGGAGGGAtgtggtgtctgtgtttcaTCACTCACTTCCTagctctcttctttttcttcttctgtttcttggCTGTCTgtccccaccccctcctcctcttcttctcctggactctgtctctgtgtttatggGACCAGGGACCATTCGCAAGGCTCAGAACCTTCTGAAACAGTACTCACAGCATGGGCTGGATGGGAAAAAGGGGGGCTCTAACCTCACTCCTTTGGAAGGTAAAGCACCTCAGTCTTGTCTTCGCTCTTTCTCGCTCCTAGCTGACAGTGTTCAGCCTTTTTAGGACACACAGAATCTCTCCTCAGTCACAACAGCTTTTAGATGCTTAATAAATAACCAATATATTATATCTgataaatgtggaaaaaaatatacaCTTATGACATCCATCTAAGAACATTTTTCATCACTGAATAAATCTCCAGAATCAACCAGCTGTTCTGGAACATTGTAGAGCTATGAAAAGCTGTTTTGACCTTCCTCTTATTGCTTTTTTCTCACATAGTTTTAACATATTCACTGATTTAGTAATCAGTTGATGCACAAGACAAAGCCCTCTGGGTAGTTTCAGCCCTGCCCCTCCTGTCACTTGACTTTGGTGGTGCTTCCTTCCCTTGTACCCCCTTtctggtgctggtgctggtggtggtggtggtggtcagtACAGCTGCTCCAGGTTCAGGTTTGTCCAGCCCTTATGGTCTAGTCATGACCCCAGTGGTTTGACTAGTCCTGTCTTCCCTCGCTGCCCCACCCCACCCACCAGGTTACGATCACGACCTGCGGGTCAAACACCACTCTGACGCACTGACCGAGAAGCACGGTGCCGCTGCAGGTGAGTGAGGGGAACATCTGGggaaaaggaaggaaaacagaCTCAGGGGTGTTTTTTTAAGtcacacctgctgcagctttagcACATTACCAATCACAACAGTCTCACCAtgttgacaaaaaaacattaaatccTTAATCTGATCACAGCTGCACCATTTAGATGTTATTGCTAATTGGCTGACTGGATCTATTGTTTACTTCCCAGGAAAGGATGACGTCCTGGACATCGAGATCGACTCCTACATCCATTGTATCAGTGCCTTTGTTAAGCTGGCTCAGAGCGAGTACACCCTGCTGACGGAAATCATCCCTGAGCACCACCAGAAGAAGACCTTTGACtccctcatccaggtcaaagaaACAAACTATTGATATATATAATCATATGAGGTTTGGTTGGCTCACCAGACCAGTTCCTCATTCTGTCGTTCGTCCACAGGAGGCGCTAGACAACCTGATGCTGGAGGGAGACAATATTGTGTCAGCAGCTCGCAGGGCCATAATGCGCCATGACTACTCAGCCGTCCTCACCATCTTCCCCATTCTCAGACACCTGAAAATGAACAAGTCTGAGTTCGACTCCACGCTGCAGGTTGGAGAcgttcattttcttcttttgaacAGTGAGAACACACTGCTTGATtttactgtgtatgtgtttattatGAAGGGAACCGCAGCGAGCACCAAGAACAAGCTGCCCACACTCATCACTTCCATGGAAACGATAGGAGCCAAAGCTCTGGAGGAGTTTGCGGACAGCATCAAGGCACAGAACTCTCATTTTAATTACAAATCACTGATCAATCCATCAGTCATTACTCACTGAGCTTTCTCTTGTCTCACCTCAGAATGATCCTGATAAAGAGTACAACATGCCCAAGGATGGAACAGTCCATGAACTGACCAGTAATGTAAGTGAACACTCCGTTAGCTCCGCGTTGTGTAACAGCCGTGGATTTATTTGCTCTCTCTTCACTTCAAACTCAACATCTTTCCAGAAGGACTGTGCTGTTTGTccgtctccaggtggtctcctTGGAAACGGCTAACAGCGCAGAATGGAGCGCCTTTGTTTAATGAATAAGCCAAGCTGCTGCTTACCTTGACCTCTGTCCTCTCATCTGCAGGCTATCCTGTtcttgcagcagctgctggactTCCACGAGACAGCCGGAGCCATGCTGGCCTCACAAGGTACAGTCGCAACACCACAGGCAGTTAGCTCCTGTAAGCATAGCCCTCCTGCTGCTCCGCTAGGTGCTGTGGTACCTCTCAAATGTCTGTGGTCTAAAGGGAGGTTCCAGGGTCATGAGTAGAATATTTTAATGAAGGAATGGATGAACAAGTGCACTGTACTCACTTTATTAAGTATAGCGATTGTGGCACAAGGTTAAACTTGTTTCTTTTGCCCCTTTCACATGGAGACTGTGAATAATAAAGCCAAGATTTTTTGATTTTACCTTTGTTTGTTCACAAACTATAAACAAAGGTAGCATAGGCACATCTAAATGTGCACAATGAAAAACCTGCACTAACATACAGAATTGATAGAACCGATCTGACTAGTGTAACAATACCTTTATTTGCATTTTGGCTGATACCCAATACCATTTCCTTTGCAAATATTGAACTTGTTGGCATGAAATTGGCTTTCTCTATGTTGTGTTTCAAGGTTACCTGCATGCTGCTCGTGCATGACGTAGCCCATGTTGCAAACATGGAATACATCATCCCCATTGTCTGACTTTAATATCAGACTGTTGCATCCCTATTCAGAAGCAGTAAAGCAAAAAAAGTGTCCCACAGCAGCATATTTGTGCATCATGCATCCAAATGAGAATAACAGATGAATAGAAAATGATCCAGATCTTATTGGTCAGACTTCCTTCCCATAAATCTGTTTGTATGTCACATTTTCTCTGATGTGTTTGCACCTTTAGCCCTGCATTTCCCTCTGTGCAGCTTTTTCTATCCTGTGACAGGGAGCTTCCAGCATGTGTTCAGAACCAGCATCTGTGTATAAACAGGATTTCTGACTTGTTTGACTGTGGATTTCCACGTTTTGCTTCCCTTTTTCACCTCTGCGATCATCTTCGCTGCCTGGCTGATGACTGTTTGCTTGCTCTGCTATTACTAATCTTCTCTAACCTTTTTGCACTTgtgcctctttctctttctcttctcttctgcctTGCCTTGGCCCTTTTAGTACTGGGGGACACTTACAATATACCTTTAGACCCCCGAGGTAAGCCAAAGACTGTGTTTAGGCCCCCTCTGATTGTTTTCTCTTTGTAAAGTTAAAAACCTAAGCTAATTTGATGGCTCAGCTATGATGTACAATGATTTGAAGTTATTGTAGCAGAATCCCTTGGTGttaacagtttgttttgtttccagagacaagctCATCAGCGAGCAgctacacct from Parambassis ranga chromosome 19, fParRan2.1, whole genome shotgun sequence includes these protein-coding regions:
- the exoc7 gene encoding exocyst complex component 7 isoform X1; protein product: MGITSRMIPNEDASARKREIEEKLKQEQETLSFIRENLEKSDQLTKGMVSILSSFESRLMQLENSIIPVHKQTENLQRLQENVDKTLSCMDHVISYYHVAKDTDRIIREGPTGRLDEYLACIAKIQKAVEYFQDNNPDSPELNTVKARFDKGKELLEAEFRSLLTRYSKPVPPILILDAITVDEELEVQEEVVLEHLPEAVLQDIICIAGWLVEYGRNQDFMNVYFQIRSSQLDRSIKGLKDHFRKNSASSGILYSPAVQTKRKDTPTKKAPKRPVYIPGTIRKAQNLLKQYSQHGLDGKKGGSNLTPLEGKDDVLDIEIDSYIHCISAFVKLAQSEYTLLTEIIPEHHQKKTFDSLIQEALDNLMLEGDNIVSAARRAIMRHDYSAVLTIFPILRHLKMNKSEFDSTLQGTAASTKNKLPTLITSMETIGAKALEEFADSIKNDPDKEYNMPKDGTVHELTSNAILFLQQLLDFHETAGAMLASQETSSSASSYTSDFNKRLLSTYICKVLGNLQLNLLSKSKVYEDSALSAIFLHNNYNYILKSLEKSELIQLVTVTQKKAESSYKELIEQQIEMYQRSWLKVTEHLTDRNMPVFQAGTKLKDKERQVIKDKFKGFNDGLEELCKIQKGWAIPDKEQRDSIRRVQKKVVSDAYRAFLQRCANISFTKNPEKYHKYRPEEVEEMIEKLFDTSA
- the exoc7 gene encoding exocyst complex component 7 isoform X3: MGITSRMIPNEDASARKREIEEKLKQEQETLSFIRENLEKSDQLTKGMVSILSSFESRLMQLENSIIPVHKQTENLQRLQENVDKTLSCMDHVISYYHVAKDTDRIIREGPTGRLDEYLACIAKIQKAVEYFQDNNPDSPELNTVKARFDKGKELLEAEFRSLLTRYSKPVPPILILDAITVDEELEVQEEVVLEHLPEAVLQDIICIAGWLVEYGRNQDFMNVYFQIRSSQLDRSIKGLKDHFRKNSASSGILYSPAVQTKRKDTPTKKAPKRPVYIPGYDHDLRVKHHSDALTEKHGAAAGKDDVLDIEIDSYIHCISAFVKLAQSEYTLLTEIIPEHHQKKTFDSLIQEALDNLMLEGDNIVSAARRAIMRHDYSAVLTIFPILRHLKMNKSEFDSTLQGTAASTKNKLPTLITSMETIGAKALEEFADSIKNDPDKEYNMPKDGTVHELTSNAILFLQQLLDFHETAGAMLASQETSSSASSYTSDFNKRLLSTYICKVLGNLQLNLLSKSKVYEDSALSAIFLHNNYNYILKSLEKSELIQLVTVTQKKAESSYKELIEQQIEMYQRSWLKVTEHLTDRNMPVFQAGTKLKDKERQVIKDKFKGFNDGLEELCKIQKGWAIPDKEQRDSIRRVQKKVVSDAYRAFLQRCANISFTKNPEKYHKYRPEEVEEMIEKLFDTSA